DNA sequence from the Prochlorothrix hollandica PCC 9006 = CALU 1027 genome:
CGCCCTGTGTGTTCCCGATCGCCAAGATCATCGCCCGATCGCCAAGATATCCCGATCTACAAAATCGCCAAGATCATCGCCCGATCGCCCCTTCACCGGGGCGTGCCGCCCTGTTCTGAACCCTAGGAACCATGCTCCGAACCCTAGTCTTGGGGCTATTGCGGGCCTATAAAGCCTGGATCTCCCCCCTGTTGCCCCCCGCTTGTCGCTATGAACCCAGTTGCTCCCGTTATGCCATGGAAGCCATCGATCGCCATGGTCTCCGGCGGGGGGGCTGGCTGGCCCTGGGTCGCTTGGGCCGCTGCAATCCCTGGGGCGGGTCGGGCTATGATCCGGTTCCCCTGACCCTAGAGACCCTGAACACCACCTCTCTGGCGGAGTCCCTGGCCCGCAACCAACAGCGCCGATCCTCTGGGTCTGGGGTTATTCCTGGGGTTATTCCTGGGGTTATTCCTGGGGCTAAACCCTCCGAGGCTCCAGAGGGGATCCCTGGGGTGCAGCCACGCCCCCCTAGCCTCTAGGGACGGTAATACCCTTAGAAGTTGTAGTTTTATATACTATAATTAACAAAGATTAATGAATCTACAGCAACCCTAAATCAGTTGTAGGCATCTCGATAGCTGAAACCCTTGGTGTGGTGTGCCCCCTCTGGAGGCACACTACACGACCCATTTAGGACTGCTATATAACACTTCAACTTTTTATCCGTACTGTTTCATCCGTCAGGAACTGAACAAGGTGGGGCTAAATCAGACCGTGGGGCAACCCAAGTTACAAGGACTGCGATCCTACGATCCAGAGGTCATTGCACGCTATTTTCAAGCTCGATTTTGGTTGGTGATTGCCCGGGCGGTCACCGTTGGCTGGACCCTCCTTACCTTTGTCTTAGCCCTGAAATGGGATCACTGGTTTAAAGGGGCCGATCGCAATCGACTGAAACGAGCTAGTCAGCTTCGCCAAATCCTGACGGATCTCGGTCCGACCTTTATTAAGGTGGGGCAAGCTTTGTCCACCCGCCCCGATCTGGTACGCCAAGACTTTTTGGACGAGTTGGTTAAACTCCAAGACCAACTGCCCCCCTTCCCCAATGCCCTGGCCTTTGCCATTATCGAAGCCGAACTCCAGCGCTCCATCGCCACCACCTTTAAGGATATTTCCCCCGATCCCGTCGCTGCGGCCAGCCTCGGTCAAGTCTATAAAGCCACCCTCCACAGCGGCGAAACCGTGGCGGTGAAGGTGCAGCGCCCCAATCTTGTGCCCCGCCTGACCCTGGATCTGTATCTAATTCGCCTGTCTGCCCGCTGGTTGGGTCCCTTTCTGCCCCTCAACCTGGGCCATGATCTCTGCTTAATTGTTGATGAGTTTGGCATCAAGCTGTTTGAAGAAATCGACTATATCAATGAAGGGCGCAATGCGGAGCGTTTTGCCCACAACTTCCGCCACAGCACCCAAGTCAAAGTTCCCTCCATTTATTGGCGCTACACCAGCCAGCGGGTCTTGACCCTGGAATGGATCCATGGCTACAAGCTGACGGGGGTTCAGCAGCTCCAAGCCATGAACGTCAACCCCGATGAGATTGTCTATATCGGGGTCACCACCGGCTTGCAGCAACTGATGGAAATGGGCTTTTTCCATGCCGATCCCCATCCCGGCAACCTCTTTGCGGTGCCGGCGAATCCAGAGACAGACACCCCCTGCCAGATGGCCTACATCGACTTTGGCATGATGGATCAGTTGGAGCAAGAGTCCAAGGAAACCCTGGTGGATGCGGTGGTGCATCTGCTCAATAAAGACTATGAAGAACTAGCCCAGGACTTTATCACCCTGGGATTCCTGGCCCAGGGCACCGATATTCGCCCCATTGTCCCGGCCCTGGAAGCTGTGCTGGGGGACATTATGGGGGAAAGTGTTCAGGACTTTAACTTTAAGGTGGTGACCGATCGCTTTTCCCAGTTAATGTTTGATTACCCTTTCCGGGTGCCCGCCAAGTTTGCCTTAATTATTCGATCGATCGTCACCCAAGAAGGCTTAGCCCTCAGCGTTAACCCCAACTTCAAAATTGTCGATGTGGCCTATCCCTATGTGGCCAAGCGGCTACTCCAGGGAGAAACTCCAGAACTGCGGCGGCGGTTGCTGTCGGTGTTGTTTAAGGAAGGGCGCTTCCGCTGGGAACGGCTGGAAAATATGATTCGCATTGCCCGCACCGATGGCCAATTTGATCTGTTACCTACAGCTCAGTTGGGGCTGCAATATTTGATGTCGGAGGAGGGTCGCTATCTGCGCCATAAGCTGCTGTTGGCCTTGATCGAAGACGATCGCCTCCACACGGAAGAAGTTCAACGCCTTTGGGAATTGCTCAAGGATGATTTGCAACCCTCCAAGCTGATGAGCAGTGCTTGGGATGCCTTTACCTATTTTTCCCGCGAACAGGCCGCTAATCTGTTCCCGGCTATGGTGGAATCCCCCTCCCCTAAGCGGTGACGGCCTGCAAAATCTCGTCATCGGTGGAAAAGTCGATGGCTGCTGCTCCTTTGTTTTGGGGTTGATAGTCCCGATCGAAGGAATCACGCAACCCCGCCACTAAATCAAATTGGGGAGTCCAGGACAGGTGCTGCTTGGCCTTCTCGATCGACGTAAAGAAATGTTGGGGGCGCAGGGGGAAGGCTTTGCGTTTGCCAAAGTCAAAGGCTTTGGGGTCGTAATGCACCAGTTGGAGGCTGCTGGGATCTTTGCCCGCCGCCGCTGCACAGGCTTGGGCCAGACCATCAAAGGTGACAAAGCGTTCCCCGGAAATATTGTAAATTTGGCCCATGGCCTGGGGATTGTCCACCATGGCCACCAGGGCCGAGGCCAGATCCTGACAATGGCCCAACTGGGTCAGGTGTTGCCCATGGCCGGGAATGGGGATGGGGCGATCGTGGACAATGCGATCAAAAAACCACTCTTCCAAGGGATTGTAGTTTTGGGGACCATAGATATAGACCGGGCGCACCGCCGTAAAGGGAATCCCCTGGGCCGCGAGGTAGTCTTCCGTGGCGAATTTACCCTTATGGCGACTGTTGGGATCGACGGCATCCCCTTCGATGTGGGGCATTTGGGCCGATTTTTGGTAGACCCCAGCGGAACTGATATAGATAAACTGGCGCAGCTTGCCCTTAAAGATCTCCACCAGGGGTTGGGTATCGGCTAATTCCCGGCCATTATTGTCAAAGATGACATCAAAAGACTGATCGCTGAGGTTGGCCTTCAGTTGGGCTGCATCGGTGCGATCGCCGTGGATCTGGGTCACCCCTGCCACGGGGCTGGGTCGGTTCCCCCGGTTAAACAGCACCACGTCATGGCCTTGGCTCACCAACTGTTGGGTTAAGTACACCCCAATGAACCGGGTTCCCCCCATCACAAGAATACGCATGACTCACCTTCCCTCTGGCTAAAACGGCCACCGCCCCCATGGCCAATGGTTGGCTAATGGTTGGCTAATGGTTGGACAATGGTTGGACTTTCTCCTTTAAAACTACAACGG
Encoded proteins:
- a CDS encoding ABC1 kinase family protein, translated to MGLNQTVGQPKLQGLRSYDPEVIARYFQARFWLVIARAVTVGWTLLTFVLALKWDHWFKGADRNRLKRASQLRQILTDLGPTFIKVGQALSTRPDLVRQDFLDELVKLQDQLPPFPNALAFAIIEAELQRSIATTFKDISPDPVAAASLGQVYKATLHSGETVAVKVQRPNLVPRLTLDLYLIRLSARWLGPFLPLNLGHDLCLIVDEFGIKLFEEIDYINEGRNAERFAHNFRHSTQVKVPSIYWRYTSQRVLTLEWIHGYKLTGVQQLQAMNVNPDEIVYIGVTTGLQQLMEMGFFHADPHPGNLFAVPANPETDTPCQMAYIDFGMMDQLEQESKETLVDAVVHLLNKDYEELAQDFITLGFLAQGTDIRPIVPALEAVLGDIMGESVQDFNFKVVTDRFSQLMFDYPFRVPAKFALIIRSIVTQEGLALSVNPNFKIVDVAYPYVAKRLLQGETPELRRRLLSVLFKEGRFRWERLENMIRIARTDGQFDLLPTAQLGLQYLMSEEGRYLRHKLLLALIEDDRLHTEEVQRLWELLKDDLQPSKLMSSAWDAFTYFSREQAANLFPAMVESPSPKR
- the yidD gene encoding membrane protein insertion efficiency factor YidD is translated as MLRTLVLGLLRAYKAWISPLLPPACRYEPSCSRYAMEAIDRHGLRRGGWLALGRLGRCNPWGGSGYDPVPLTLETLNTTSLAESLARNQQRRSSGSGVIPGVIPGVIPGAKPSEAPEGIPGVQPRPPSL
- a CDS encoding NAD-dependent epimerase/dehydratase family protein; amino-acid sequence: MRILVMGGTRFIGVYLTQQLVSQGHDVVLFNRGNRPSPVAGVTQIHGDRTDAAQLKANLSDQSFDVIFDNNGRELADTQPLVEIFKGKLRQFIYISSAGVYQKSAQMPHIEGDAVDPNSRHKGKFATEDYLAAQGIPFTAVRPVYIYGPQNYNPLEEWFFDRIVHDRPIPIPGHGQHLTQLGHCQDLASALVAMVDNPQAMGQIYNISGERFVTFDGLAQACAAAAGKDPSSLQLVHYDPKAFDFGKRKAFPLRPQHFFTSIEKAKQHLSWTPQFDLVAGLRDSFDRDYQPQNKGAAAIDFSTDDEILQAVTA